One Ricinus communis isolate WT05 ecotype wild-type chromosome 2, ASM1957865v1, whole genome shotgun sequence DNA segment encodes these proteins:
- the LOC8260866 gene encoding uroporphyrinogen-III synthase, chloroplastic isoform X4 produces the protein MANFCFAPPPSPVPSSALHFQRRIFGFPSFLIRAASSSSSTSISTSQPKVVVTRESGKNGKLIKALAKHGINCLELPLIQHTQGPDFDRLPSVLNTSFDWIVITSPEAGSVFLEAWKAAGTPNIKVGVVGAGTASIFNEVKQTSGQSLDIAFVPSKATGKVLASELPKSESKRCTVLYPASAKASNEIEEGLSNRGFEVVRLNTYTTVPVDHVDQMVLKEALICPVVAVASPSAVRAWVNFISESEQWNNSIACIGETTASAAKLLGLKNIYFPTHPGLEGWVGSIIEALKAHVAS, from the exons ATGGCAAATTTCTGTTTCGCTCCTCCTCCTTCTCCTGTTCCTTCTTCTGCTCTGCACTTTCAGCGACGAATTTTTGGTTTTCCGTCTTTTCTAATTCGagctgcttcttcttcttcttctacttctaTTTCCACTTCGCAGCCGAAAGTTGTGGTCACGAGAGAAAGCGGCAAAAACGGCAAGCTCATTAAAGCTCTG GCCAAACATGGGATCAATTGCTTGGAGCTTCCTCTAATTCAGCATACTCAGGGACCTGATTTTGATAGACTCCCATCTGTACTAA ATACTTCCTTTGACTGGATTGTCATAACCTCCCCTGAAGCGGGTTCGGTCTTTCTGGAGGCATGGAA GGCCGCTGGAACCCCGAATATTAAGGTAGGGGTTGTTGGAGCTGGTACAGCAAGCATTTTTAATGAAGTAAAGCAAACATCTGGACAATCTCTTGATATTGCCTTTGTGCCATCTAAAG CTACAGGTAAGGTTTTGGCATCAGAGCTTCCAAAGAGTGAGAGCAAAAGATGCACCGTGTTGTATCCAGCTTCTGCTAAAGCAAGTAATGAAATTG AGGAAGGTCTCTCTAATCGCGGATTTGAGGTTGTGAGGCTAAATACATATACAACA GTTCCTGTTGATCATGTTGACCAAATGGTTCTGAAGGAGGCCCTTATTTGCCCTGTGGTTGCGGTTGCTTCTCCTTCTGCAGTTCG TGCCTGGGTCAATTTTATTTCAGAATCCGAGCAATGGAACAATTCAATCGCCTGTATTGGTGAGACAACTGCTTCAGCAGCAAAACTTCTGGGCTTGAAAAACATTTACTTTCCAACACATCCTGGTCTTGAAGG GTGGGTAGGTAGCATAATTGAAGCCTTGAAGGCACATGTCGCCTCCTAG
- the LOC8260865 gene encoding polyadenylate-binding protein RBP47 isoform X1, translating into MQSNGSDSQQQQPPQQEQNQRQQQQQQLPPPAPQPQSQQQQQWMAMQYPAAAMVMQHQMLPPQHYAPPPPQHYMTAYHQYHHHHPHPHQPQQHHQNQGSSGGGCGGENRTVWIGDLHHWMDENYLHTCFASTGEIVSIKVIRNKQTGLSEGYGFVEFYTHATAEKVLQNYAGILMPNTEQPFRLNWATFSTGDKRSDNAPDLSIFVGDLAADVTDSLLHETFVSRYPSVKAAKVVFDANTGRSKGYGFVRFGDDNERTQAMTEMNGVYCSSRAMRIGAATPRKSTGYQHQGGYVSNGASGQAFQADGDSTNTTIFVGGLDPNVTDEDLKQPFSQYGEIVSVKIPVGKGCGFVQFASRSNAEEALQKLNGTVIGKQTVRLSWGRNPANKQQLRSDFGNQWGGAYYGGQIYDGYGYALPPPHDPSMYAAPYGAYPVYGSHQQQVS; encoded by the exons ATGCAATCAAACGGTTCTGATTCGCAGCAGCAACAGCCGCCACAGCAGGAGCAGAACCAACggcaacagcagcagcagcaactgCCGCCACCGGCACCGCAACCGCAATCGCAACAGCAACAACAGTGGATGGCGATGCAGTATCCAGCGGCTGCCATGGTAATGCAACACCAGATGTTGCCACCTCAGCATTATGCGCCCCCGCCACCGCAGCACTACATGACTGCATACCATCAATATCACCATCACCACCCACACCCACACCAGCCACAACAACATCATCAGAACCAGGGATCTAGCGGCGGCGGATGCGGCGGCGAAAATAGAACAGTATGGATTGGTGATTTGCATCATTGGATGGATGAAAATTATCTCCATACATGTTTTGCTTCTACTGGCGAG ATTGTCTCAATTAAGGTTATTCGTAATAAGCAGACCGGTTTGTCTGAGGGATATGGATTTGTGGAATTCTATACGCATGCAACAGCTGAGAAAGTTCTACAGAACTATGCTGGTATTTTGATGCCTAATACAGAACAGCCCTTCCGTTTGAACTGGGCGACGTTTAGTACGGGTGATAAGAGATCAGATAATGCACCTGATCTTTCTATCTTTGTAGGAGATTTAGCTGCTGATGTTACTGATAGTTTATTGCATGAAACTTTCGTTAGTAGATATCCATCTGTTAAAGCTGCAAAAGTTGTATTCGATGCCAATACTGGTCGTTCAAAAGGTTATGGTTTTGTAAGGTTTGGAGACGATAATGAAAGAACACAAGCCATGACGGAAATGAATGGCGTATATTGCTCAAGCAGGGCTATGCGCATTGGTGCTGCAACTCCTAGAAAGTCCACCGGATATCAGCATCAag GCGGATATGTGTCAAATGGTGCATCCGGCCAAGCTTTCCAGGCTGATGGTGATTCTACCAACACAACA ATTTTTGTTGGAGGGCTTGACCCCAATGTTACCGATGAAGATCTCAAGCAACCTTTTTCTCAATATGGTGAGATAGTTTCTGTTAAAATTCCAGTTGGTAAAGGATGTGGTTTTGTACAATTTGCCAGCAG GAGTAATGCTGAGGAAGCATTACAAAAATTGAATGGTACAGTGATCGGCAAGCAAACAGTGCGCCTTTCTTGGGGTCGCAATCCAGCAAATAAGCAG CAGCTTCGATCGGATTTTGGCAACCAATGGGGTGGAGCATACTATGGCGGGCAAATTTATGATGGTTATGGGTATGCGTTGCCACCACCTCATGATCCAAGCATGTATGCCGCACCATATGGGGCGTACCCAGTGTATGGCAGCCACCAACAGCAAGTAAGCTGA
- the LOC8260866 gene encoding uroporphyrinogen-III synthase, chloroplastic isoform X3: MANFCFAPPPSPVPSSALHFQRRIFGFPSFLIRAASSSSSTSISTSQPKVVVTRESGKNGKLIKALAKHGINCLELPLIQHTQGPDFDRLPSVLSNTSFDWIVITSPEAGSVFLEAWKAAGTPNIKVGVVGAGTASIFNEVKQTSGQSLDIAFVPSKATGKVLASELPKSESKRCTVLYPASAKASNEIEEGLSNRGFEVVRLNTYTTVPVDHVDQMVLKEALICPVVAVASPSAVRAWVNFISESEQWNNSIACIGETTASAAKLLGLKNIYFPTHPGLEGWVGSIIEALKAHVAS; encoded by the exons ATGGCAAATTTCTGTTTCGCTCCTCCTCCTTCTCCTGTTCCTTCTTCTGCTCTGCACTTTCAGCGACGAATTTTTGGTTTTCCGTCTTTTCTAATTCGagctgcttcttcttcttcttctacttctaTTTCCACTTCGCAGCCGAAAGTTGTGGTCACGAGAGAAAGCGGCAAAAACGGCAAGCTCATTAAAGCTCTG GCCAAACATGGGATCAATTGCTTGGAGCTTCCTCTAATTCAGCATACTCAGGGACCTGATTTTGATAGACTCCCATCTGTACTAAGTA ATACTTCCTTTGACTGGATTGTCATAACCTCCCCTGAAGCGGGTTCGGTCTTTCTGGAGGCATGGAA GGCCGCTGGAACCCCGAATATTAAGGTAGGGGTTGTTGGAGCTGGTACAGCAAGCATTTTTAATGAAGTAAAGCAAACATCTGGACAATCTCTTGATATTGCCTTTGTGCCATCTAAAG CTACAGGTAAGGTTTTGGCATCAGAGCTTCCAAAGAGTGAGAGCAAAAGATGCACCGTGTTGTATCCAGCTTCTGCTAAAGCAAGTAATGAAATTG AGGAAGGTCTCTCTAATCGCGGATTTGAGGTTGTGAGGCTAAATACATATACAACA GTTCCTGTTGATCATGTTGACCAAATGGTTCTGAAGGAGGCCCTTATTTGCCCTGTGGTTGCGGTTGCTTCTCCTTCTGCAGTTCG TGCCTGGGTCAATTTTATTTCAGAATCCGAGCAATGGAACAATTCAATCGCCTGTATTGGTGAGACAACTGCTTCAGCAGCAAAACTTCTGGGCTTGAAAAACATTTACTTTCCAACACATCCTGGTCTTGAAGG GTGGGTAGGTAGCATAATTGAAGCCTTGAAGGCACATGTCGCCTCCTAG
- the LOC8260866 gene encoding uroporphyrinogen-III synthase, chloroplastic isoform X2 — MANFCFAPPPSPVPSSALHFQRRIFGFPSFLIRAASSSSSTSISTSQPKVVVTRESGKNGKLIKALAKHGINCLELPLIQHTQGPDFDRLPSVLTDTSFDWIVITSPEAGSVFLEAWKAAGTPNIKVGVVGAGTASIFNEVKQTSGQSLDIAFVPSKATGKVLASELPKSESKRCTVLYPASAKASNEIEEGLSNRGFEVVRLNTYTTVPVDHVDQMVLKEALICPVVAVASPSAVRAWVNFISESEQWNNSIACIGETTASAAKLLGLKNIYFPTHPGLEGWVGSIIEALKAHVAS, encoded by the exons ATGGCAAATTTCTGTTTCGCTCCTCCTCCTTCTCCTGTTCCTTCTTCTGCTCTGCACTTTCAGCGACGAATTTTTGGTTTTCCGTCTTTTCTAATTCGagctgcttcttcttcttcttctacttctaTTTCCACTTCGCAGCCGAAAGTTGTGGTCACGAGAGAAAGCGGCAAAAACGGCAAGCTCATTAAAGCTCTG GCCAAACATGGGATCAATTGCTTGGAGCTTCCTCTAATTCAGCATACTCAGGGACCTGATTTTGATAGACTCCCATCTGTACTAA CAGATACTTCCTTTGACTGGATTGTCATAACCTCCCCTGAAGCGGGTTCGGTCTTTCTGGAGGCATGGAA GGCCGCTGGAACCCCGAATATTAAGGTAGGGGTTGTTGGAGCTGGTACAGCAAGCATTTTTAATGAAGTAAAGCAAACATCTGGACAATCTCTTGATATTGCCTTTGTGCCATCTAAAG CTACAGGTAAGGTTTTGGCATCAGAGCTTCCAAAGAGTGAGAGCAAAAGATGCACCGTGTTGTATCCAGCTTCTGCTAAAGCAAGTAATGAAATTG AGGAAGGTCTCTCTAATCGCGGATTTGAGGTTGTGAGGCTAAATACATATACAACA GTTCCTGTTGATCATGTTGACCAAATGGTTCTGAAGGAGGCCCTTATTTGCCCTGTGGTTGCGGTTGCTTCTCCTTCTGCAGTTCG TGCCTGGGTCAATTTTATTTCAGAATCCGAGCAATGGAACAATTCAATCGCCTGTATTGGTGAGACAACTGCTTCAGCAGCAAAACTTCTGGGCTTGAAAAACATTTACTTTCCAACACATCCTGGTCTTGAAGG GTGGGTAGGTAGCATAATTGAAGCCTTGAAGGCACATGTCGCCTCCTAG
- the LOC8260865 gene encoding polyadenylate-binding protein RBP47 isoform X2: MQSNGSDSQQQQPPQQEQNQRQQQQQQLPPPAPQPQSQQQQQWMAMQYPAAAMVMQHQMLPPQHYAPPPPQHYMTAYHQYHHHHPHPHQPQQHHQNQGSSGGGCGGENRTVWIGDLHHWMDENYLHTCFASTGEIVSIKVIRNKQTGLSEGYGFVEFYTHATAEKVLQNYAGILMPNTEQPFRLNWATFSTGDKRSDNAPDLSIFVGDLAADVTDSLLHETFVSRYPSVKAAKVVFDANTGRSKGYGFVRFGDDNERTQAMTEMNGVYCSSRAMRIGAATPRKSTGYQHQGGYVSNGASGQAFQADGDSTNTTIFVGGLDPNVTDEDLKQPFSQYGEIVSVKIPVGKGCGFVQFASRSNAEEALQKLNGTVIGKQTVRLSWGRNPANKQLRSDFGNQWGGAYYGGQIYDGYGYALPPPHDPSMYAAPYGAYPVYGSHQQQVS; encoded by the exons ATGCAATCAAACGGTTCTGATTCGCAGCAGCAACAGCCGCCACAGCAGGAGCAGAACCAACggcaacagcagcagcagcaactgCCGCCACCGGCACCGCAACCGCAATCGCAACAGCAACAACAGTGGATGGCGATGCAGTATCCAGCGGCTGCCATGGTAATGCAACACCAGATGTTGCCACCTCAGCATTATGCGCCCCCGCCACCGCAGCACTACATGACTGCATACCATCAATATCACCATCACCACCCACACCCACACCAGCCACAACAACATCATCAGAACCAGGGATCTAGCGGCGGCGGATGCGGCGGCGAAAATAGAACAGTATGGATTGGTGATTTGCATCATTGGATGGATGAAAATTATCTCCATACATGTTTTGCTTCTACTGGCGAG ATTGTCTCAATTAAGGTTATTCGTAATAAGCAGACCGGTTTGTCTGAGGGATATGGATTTGTGGAATTCTATACGCATGCAACAGCTGAGAAAGTTCTACAGAACTATGCTGGTATTTTGATGCCTAATACAGAACAGCCCTTCCGTTTGAACTGGGCGACGTTTAGTACGGGTGATAAGAGATCAGATAATGCACCTGATCTTTCTATCTTTGTAGGAGATTTAGCTGCTGATGTTACTGATAGTTTATTGCATGAAACTTTCGTTAGTAGATATCCATCTGTTAAAGCTGCAAAAGTTGTATTCGATGCCAATACTGGTCGTTCAAAAGGTTATGGTTTTGTAAGGTTTGGAGACGATAATGAAAGAACACAAGCCATGACGGAAATGAATGGCGTATATTGCTCAAGCAGGGCTATGCGCATTGGTGCTGCAACTCCTAGAAAGTCCACCGGATATCAGCATCAag GCGGATATGTGTCAAATGGTGCATCCGGCCAAGCTTTCCAGGCTGATGGTGATTCTACCAACACAACA ATTTTTGTTGGAGGGCTTGACCCCAATGTTACCGATGAAGATCTCAAGCAACCTTTTTCTCAATATGGTGAGATAGTTTCTGTTAAAATTCCAGTTGGTAAAGGATGTGGTTTTGTACAATTTGCCAGCAG GAGTAATGCTGAGGAAGCATTACAAAAATTGAATGGTACAGTGATCGGCAAGCAAACAGTGCGCCTTTCTTGGGGTCGCAATCCAGCAAATAAGCAG CTTCGATCGGATTTTGGCAACCAATGGGGTGGAGCATACTATGGCGGGCAAATTTATGATGGTTATGGGTATGCGTTGCCACCACCTCATGATCCAAGCATGTATGCCGCACCATATGGGGCGTACCCAGTGTATGGCAGCCACCAACAGCAAGTAAGCTGA
- the LOC8260866 gene encoding uroporphyrinogen-III synthase, chloroplastic isoform X1, translating into MANFCFAPPPSPVPSSALHFQRRIFGFPSFLIRAASSSSSTSISTSQPKVVVTRESGKNGKLIKALAKHGINCLELPLIQHTQGPDFDRLPSVLSTDTSFDWIVITSPEAGSVFLEAWKAAGTPNIKVGVVGAGTASIFNEVKQTSGQSLDIAFVPSKATGKVLASELPKSESKRCTVLYPASAKASNEIEEGLSNRGFEVVRLNTYTTVPVDHVDQMVLKEALICPVVAVASPSAVRAWVNFISESEQWNNSIACIGETTASAAKLLGLKNIYFPTHPGLEGWVGSIIEALKAHVAS; encoded by the exons ATGGCAAATTTCTGTTTCGCTCCTCCTCCTTCTCCTGTTCCTTCTTCTGCTCTGCACTTTCAGCGACGAATTTTTGGTTTTCCGTCTTTTCTAATTCGagctgcttcttcttcttcttctacttctaTTTCCACTTCGCAGCCGAAAGTTGTGGTCACGAGAGAAAGCGGCAAAAACGGCAAGCTCATTAAAGCTCTG GCCAAACATGGGATCAATTGCTTGGAGCTTCCTCTAATTCAGCATACTCAGGGACCTGATTTTGATAGACTCCCATCTGTACTAAGTA CAGATACTTCCTTTGACTGGATTGTCATAACCTCCCCTGAAGCGGGTTCGGTCTTTCTGGAGGCATGGAA GGCCGCTGGAACCCCGAATATTAAGGTAGGGGTTGTTGGAGCTGGTACAGCAAGCATTTTTAATGAAGTAAAGCAAACATCTGGACAATCTCTTGATATTGCCTTTGTGCCATCTAAAG CTACAGGTAAGGTTTTGGCATCAGAGCTTCCAAAGAGTGAGAGCAAAAGATGCACCGTGTTGTATCCAGCTTCTGCTAAAGCAAGTAATGAAATTG AGGAAGGTCTCTCTAATCGCGGATTTGAGGTTGTGAGGCTAAATACATATACAACA GTTCCTGTTGATCATGTTGACCAAATGGTTCTGAAGGAGGCCCTTATTTGCCCTGTGGTTGCGGTTGCTTCTCCTTCTGCAGTTCG TGCCTGGGTCAATTTTATTTCAGAATCCGAGCAATGGAACAATTCAATCGCCTGTATTGGTGAGACAACTGCTTCAGCAGCAAAACTTCTGGGCTTGAAAAACATTTACTTTCCAACACATCCTGGTCTTGAAGG GTGGGTAGGTAGCATAATTGAAGCCTTGAAGGCACATGTCGCCTCCTAG